A single genomic interval of uncultured Desulfobulbus sp. harbors:
- a CDS encoding ATP-binding cassette domain-containing protein — MHANLAVEVSGITKKYGDFTAVDDISFSVAEGEIFGSLGPNGAGKTTLIRMLTTLIKPTSGDARVAGCEVVRHPEEVRRQIGVVPQAMTSDLDLTAYENMDIYGRFYSIPTRERLQRIDALLETVGLLSRANDLVASFSGGMRRRLEIARVLIHKPKILFLDEPTTGLDPQSRRVIWDFIQQFREGDAMTIFLTTHYMEEAEEFCDRVAIIDHGRIVVIGSPAELKAQIPGSDTLSLRIENISEPLTDRIRELPFVWSISVEGDLLRASVDNGAQNLMELLANIKDLGATVLAATIHEQSLEDVFIHHTGKALRDETKKVDFLIGAGVPRSLRR; from the coding sequence ATGCACGCTAACCTTGCCGTAGAGGTGAGCGGTATCACCAAAAAATACGGTGACTTCACGGCGGTGGACGATATCAGTTTTTCCGTGGCCGAAGGCGAAATCTTTGGTTCGCTTGGACCAAACGGTGCAGGTAAGACCACGTTGATTCGCATGCTGACTACGCTGATCAAACCAACCAGCGGGGATGCCCGGGTGGCGGGTTGCGAGGTGGTCAGGCATCCGGAGGAGGTACGCCGACAGATCGGTGTCGTTCCGCAGGCGATGACCAGCGATCTCGATCTGACCGCGTATGAGAACATGGATATCTACGGCCGTTTTTACAGTATCCCGACCCGGGAGCGACTGCAGCGTATTGATGCGCTTCTGGAAACAGTCGGCCTGCTTTCCAGGGCGAACGATCTGGTCGCCTCCTTTTCCGGCGGCATGCGACGCCGTCTTGAGATCGCCCGAGTCTTGATCCATAAGCCGAAGATTCTTTTCCTCGACGAGCCGACCACCGGTCTCGACCCCCAGTCACGCCGGGTTATCTGGGATTTTATTCAGCAATTCAGGGAGGGCGATGCCATGACCATTTTCCTGACCACCCATTATATGGAGGAGGCCGAGGAGTTCTGCGACCGGGTGGCGATTATCGATCACGGCAGGATTGTTGTTATCGGTTCGCCTGCGGAACTGAAGGCGCAGATCCCAGGGAGCGATACCCTTTCCCTGCGAATTGAAAATATCAGCGAACCGCTGACCGATCGCATCCGGGAACTCCCCTTTGTCTGGTCGATCAGTGTCGAAGGCGATCTCCTCCGGGCATCTGTTGACAACGGAGCACAGAATCTCATGGAACTTCTGGCAAACATCAAAGATCTGGGGGCAACAGTGCTTGCCGCAACCATTCACGAACAATCGCTGGAGGACGTATTTATCCACCATACCGGCAAGGCACTGCGGGACGAGACCAAGAAAGTTGATTTTCTGATCGGTGCGGGCGTACCACGCAGCCTGCGTCGCTAA
- a CDS encoding ABC transporter permease has translation MRMMAVIDRDLKKFRRNPLVVAMSVLMPVLYLLILGHSFQGKLTGLPLAVVQGEEGAASRQLLENLRAVEAGPRTLKLFPMADQETAIAGVRKGDYKAALVIPQDFTRRVVQRNRAEIGLFLDNTDAISSSSIQAAVNGALHAVGQDYVAIREQGGETYQREINLYRKVDYFQSLVPGVVIMAVFLGSLTTGAFNLVMDRFLGVDESYMLTPLTKTDIVGGLIGSGLFITTCIALLIFTISILITGIPFSHFLRQFFFVVVVIVLTTLGLLSLMFLILGRFNHPRIVGILSGFLNVILFFPSGAIYPVASFPGWLKIFARINPEAYAVHALQSILFKDVGFTAISSDLLFLTVFVVITMTAAVATFKRDI, from the coding sequence ATGCGAATGATGGCGGTGATCGACCGGGACCTGAAAAAGTTCAGGCGCAATCCCCTGGTTGTCGCGATGAGCGTGCTCATGCCGGTGCTCTATCTGTTGATCCTCGGCCATTCCTTCCAGGGAAAATTGACCGGTTTACCCTTGGCTGTCGTCCAGGGAGAGGAGGGGGCTGCCAGTCGGCAGTTGCTCGAAAATCTGAGGGCGGTTGAGGCCGGCCCGCGCACCCTCAAACTCTTTCCCATGGCGGACCAGGAGACGGCCATTGCCGGGGTACGCAAAGGCGACTATAAGGCCGCCCTGGTTATCCCCCAGGATTTTACCAGGCGTGTGGTGCAGCGGAATAGGGCGGAAATAGGGCTCTTTCTCGATAACACCGACGCCATTTCCTCCTCCAGCATCCAAGCGGCCGTGAACGGCGCCCTGCATGCGGTCGGACAGGACTATGTCGCCATTCGCGAGCAGGGGGGCGAAACGTACCAACGTGAGATTAATCTCTATCGGAAGGTTGATTATTTTCAGTCACTGGTACCGGGGGTGGTGATTATGGCGGTCTTCCTTGGCAGCCTAACCACCGGTGCTTTTAATCTGGTCATGGATCGGTTCCTGGGTGTGGATGAAAGCTACATGCTGACGCCACTCACCAAGACGGACATCGTCGGCGGACTGATAGGGAGCGGCCTATTTATTACCACCTGCATCGCTCTACTCATCTTCACGATCAGCATCCTGATCACCGGTATCCCTTTCAGTCATTTTTTGCGCCAATTTTTTTTCGTCGTTGTCGTCATCGTCCTCACAACCCTGGGACTGTTGAGCCTGATGTTTCTAATTCTGGGGCGATTCAATCATCCCAGGATCGTGGGCATTTTGAGCGGCTTCCTTAATGTTATCCTGTTTTTTCCGAGCGGCGCCATCTATCCTGTCGCCAGCTTTCCCGGATGGCTCAAGATCTTCGCCCGGATCAATCCCGAAGCCTATGCCGTTCATGCGCTGCAGAGCATCCTTTTCAAGGATGTTGGATTTACGGCAATCAGCAGCGATCTCCTGTTTCTTACCGTCTTTGTCGTGATTACGATGACTGCGGCTGTTGCCACCTTCAAACGAGACATCTAG
- a CDS encoding potassium transporter Kup — protein MEKTPQTSKSSFPAGMILAALGVVYGDIGTSPLYAIRECFHGDYGLPVTTANIYGVLSLVSWALILVVSCKYLGFVLRADNQGEGGVLALTALLRHSLPKASATYRTILGLGLFGACLLYGDSMITPAISVLSAVEGVRVITPTLNSVVLPTTVAILIGLFSLQRSGTARIGNLFGPIMLFWFALLALLGLMQIVQHPQILAALYPWHGLHFLASNRLPGFIVLGAVLLVVTGAEALYADLGHFGKTPIRLAWSLVVFPALLLNYFGQGAVLLVQPEMSHHPFYALVPSWAMVPMVLLASVASVIASQAVISGAFSLTQQAIKLGYLPRFRILHTSVSQIGQIYIAPVNWLLLLCAIILVAGFQSSSRIAAAYGLAVTATMLITTLLFYLQMRNNWQWPALVTGLITGIFLVVDLLFFGANITKIFHGAWFPLVIGGIIYLVMLTWAEGNKQIRSALQQRTLSIDNFLARIEQERPHRAKGTAIYLTRSDNIIPMALVHNLEHNKVLHDKVILLSILTEETPRVANFEKIKSEQLGSGMVRIVAHYGFMEEPRIETIFSLAQDQGVECDLDTTSFFLGRQNLSAGDLKAMARWRANLFLFLSKNSTDVSSYFAIPKDKVIEIGLQLEL, from the coding sequence ATGGAAAAGACACCGCAAACATCGAAGTCCTCATTTCCGGCGGGGATGATCCTAGCGGCCCTGGGCGTGGTCTACGGTGATATAGGCACCAGCCCGCTTTATGCAATTAGGGAATGCTTTCATGGCGACTACGGCCTGCCAGTCACCACGGCAAACATCTATGGGGTGCTGTCGCTGGTGAGTTGGGCGCTGATTCTGGTGGTCAGTTGCAAATATCTGGGTTTTGTTCTCAGGGCAGACAACCAGGGAGAAGGCGGGGTGCTCGCCCTCACGGCCCTGTTGCGACACAGCCTTCCCAAGGCCTCCGCTACCTACCGCACCATTTTGGGACTGGGCCTGTTCGGGGCCTGCCTCCTCTATGGGGATAGTATGATCACCCCTGCAATTTCGGTCCTCAGTGCGGTCGAGGGGGTACGTGTCATTACTCCGACACTCAATTCCGTTGTCCTCCCGACCACGGTTGCGATCCTTATTGGTCTTTTCAGCCTGCAGCGTTCGGGAACAGCCCGCATCGGTAATCTCTTTGGCCCGATCATGCTGTTCTGGTTTGCCCTCCTGGCCCTCCTCGGCCTGATGCAAATCGTCCAGCATCCCCAAATTCTTGCAGCCCTTTACCCTTGGCATGGGCTGCACTTTCTTGCGTCCAACCGACTACCTGGGTTTATCGTCCTTGGCGCGGTGCTGCTTGTGGTTACCGGGGCTGAGGCCCTCTATGCCGATCTTGGTCATTTCGGAAAGACGCCCATTCGTTTGGCCTGGAGCCTGGTGGTCTTCCCCGCGCTCTTGCTCAACTATTTCGGCCAGGGGGCTGTGCTCCTCGTCCAACCGGAGATGTCCCACCATCCCTTTTATGCGCTTGTTCCCTCCTGGGCCATGGTTCCCATGGTGCTGCTTGCCTCTGTGGCCTCGGTCATTGCTTCTCAGGCGGTTATATCCGGGGCCTTCTCCCTCACCCAGCAGGCTATCAAGCTCGGTTATCTGCCCCGTTTTCGCATTCTCCACACCTCGGTGTCCCAGATCGGCCAGATCTATATCGCGCCGGTGAACTGGCTGCTTCTGCTTTGCGCCATTATCCTCGTTGCCGGCTTCCAGAGCTCAAGCAGGATTGCTGCTGCCTACGGCCTGGCCGTGACCGCTACCATGCTCATTACCACCCTGCTTTTTTACCTGCAGATGCGCAATAATTGGCAGTGGCCCGCGCTGGTGACGGGATTAATCACCGGGATTTTTTTGGTCGTGGATCTACTCTTCTTTGGTGCCAACATCACCAAAATTTTCCACGGTGCCTGGTTTCCTCTGGTCATTGGCGGAATCATCTACCTGGTGATGCTGACCTGGGCCGAAGGGAACAAACAGATCAGAAGCGCCCTGCAGCAGCGCACCCTAAGCATTGACAACTTCCTCGCCCGCATTGAGCAAGAAAGACCGCACCGTGCAAAAGGGACGGCCATTTACCTCACGCGGAGCGACAATATCATCCCCATGGCCTTGGTGCACAATCTGGAACACAATAAGGTCCTGCACGACAAGGTCATCCTTCTGAGCATCCTCACCGAAGAGACGCCACGGGTTGCCAACTTTGAAAAAATCAAAAGCGAACAGCTCGGTTCCGGAATGGTCCGCATTGTAGCACACTACGGTTTTATGGAAGAGCCGCGCATTGAAACCATCTTTTCCCTGGCTCAGGATCAGGGGGTGGAATGCGATCTGGACACGACCAGCTTTTTTTTGGGTCGCCAAAACCTGAGTGCCGGCGATTTGAAAGCCATGGCCCGATGGAGAGCCAATCTGTTTCTGTTCCTGTCTAAAAATTCGACGGATGTCAGCTCTTATTTTGCCATCCCCAAGGACAAGGTAATCGAGATCGGCCTGCAACTCGAACTTTGA
- a CDS encoding IS66 family transposase: protein MTIDNINVEETIQRVTSLIAAEQDLSPALKSSLEVLLLLVSLLLNRLGLNSKNSSKPPSTDPFRTKKPRSASGRKPGGQPGHAGTTLRPVSDPDIIKEIVIDRSLLPPGRYRSSGHEARQVIDLDITTLVTEWRAEIVVDEQGRRHVAPFPEGITRPVQYGIGVKVNVVYMSQFQMVPYNRIEDHFLEQMGIPVSSGSIVNFNRDAFDRLAFFEQWVQKALQQEGLLHVDETGINIGGKRCWLHNVSSLGLSHFAPHAKRGGEAIESIGILQGFHGILCHDHWKPYFHYGRVHALCNAHHLRELERAWEQDGQQWAQQLSLLLKEANEMVHGAGGCLDSATAEQYRVRYRELLQQAELECPAPAPKVKNGKRGRTAKSKSTNLLERLQSFENDVLRFLDDPLVPFTNNQAENDLRMIKVQQKVSGCFRSMEGAETFCRIRSYITTCRKQGITASEALRLLFLGKWPDFMTTLVDSVCAE from the coding sequence GTGACAATCGATAACATCAATGTAGAAGAGACAATCCAGCGGGTTACCAGCTTGATAGCCGCTGAGCAGGATCTTTCACCGGCGCTGAAAAGCAGCCTGGAAGTTCTGTTGCTCTTGGTTTCATTGTTGTTGAATCGCCTTGGTCTCAATAGCAAAAACAGTAGCAAGCCGCCGTCGACCGATCCTTTCCGCACTAAAAAACCTCGTTCTGCGAGTGGTCGCAAACCCGGCGGTCAGCCTGGTCATGCTGGAACGACACTGAGACCTGTCAGTGATCCCGATATCATCAAGGAGATTGTTATCGATCGCAGCCTGCTTCCCCCTGGGCGCTATCGCAGCAGCGGCCACGAGGCACGCCAGGTCATTGACCTGGACATCACCACCCTGGTGACCGAATGGCGTGCCGAGATCGTGGTGGATGAACAGGGCAGACGTCATGTCGCACCGTTTCCGGAAGGGATCACCAGGCCGGTACAGTATGGCATCGGCGTGAAGGTCAATGTTGTGTATATGTCGCAGTTCCAGATGGTGCCATATAATCGGATCGAGGACCACTTCCTGGAGCAGATGGGTATTCCGGTCAGTAGCGGTTCCATTGTCAATTTCAACCGTGACGCCTTTGATCGTCTGGCCTTCTTCGAGCAGTGGGTGCAAAAGGCGTTGCAACAAGAGGGCTTGCTTCATGTCGACGAGACAGGGATCAACATCGGTGGCAAACGATGCTGGCTGCATAATGTTTCCAGTCTTGGGTTAAGCCATTTCGCTCCCCATGCAAAACGGGGCGGTGAGGCAATAGAGTCCATCGGTATCCTCCAAGGTTTCCACGGGATACTCTGCCACGATCACTGGAAACCCTATTTCCATTACGGCCGGGTTCATGCCTTGTGCAATGCGCACCATTTGCGTGAACTGGAACGGGCCTGGGAGCAAGATGGTCAACAATGGGCCCAGCAGCTCAGCCTGCTGCTCAAGGAGGCCAATGAGATGGTCCATGGCGCTGGCGGATGTCTCGATTCCGCCACGGCAGAGCAGTACAGGGTGCGATATCGAGAACTCTTGCAACAAGCCGAACTGGAATGCCCGGCACCAGCCCCTAAGGTCAAAAACGGAAAACGGGGACGAACAGCCAAATCGAAATCCACAAACCTGCTGGAGCGATTACAGAGCTTTGAAAACGACGTTCTTCGGTTCTTGGACGACCCGCTGGTGCCTTTCACCAATAACCAGGCAGAAAATGACCTGCGGATGATCAAGGTGCAGCAGAAGGTGTCAGGGTGCTTCCGTTCAATGGAAGGTGCAGAGACTTTCTGCCGCATCCGTAGCTACATCACGACCTGTAGAAAACAAGGCATTACTGCGTCCGAAGCCTTGCGATTGCTCTTCCTGGGCAAGTGGCCCGATTTCATGACCACGCTTGTGGATTCGGTTTGTGCTGAATAG
- a CDS encoding diguanylate cyclase, translating to MYHRLLNILIATQGTQLETILQGVQPEERFSPQFLSSHNIEEIDLNDYAVIILDFDTVAPESVGRIATIKSDRVAVIGCFTPDSFPVLAEHHHLFDQVWIKPFAEDKLRTSFARILRQFKEREEAILGQKYLDTLIDSLPELIWFKDARGAHLKVNDSFCRTVKKTKDQVQGRGHYYIWDLEPDEYAQGEYICLESEEIVLNKKETCLFDETVKCGDELRKFKTYKSPIFDTDGEVIGTVGFAHDVTDLQNLLIELNILIEGLPFAVMVTDKDRNITSVNQKFIDIFVLDRTEFIGKKVDFLIDASKPYTRSKRWLIEREDGAILLLSKNKVLKIHEERLLDIFGGLAGHVYLFVDITLEHQYKNKLLIDANTDHLTKLNNRRSLQDFMRKTLCQPGTALLLADLDNFKEVNDQYGHDEGDRVLVAFADLLQQLFPPENLFRLGGDEFAIILPQIDGVGRQNEYAKQLLSGFAAKVARKFPHTNITVSIGGAVDAGDGDFGELFKKADIALYDSKKAGKSAYTLSSK from the coding sequence ATGTATCATCGGTTACTCAATATCTTGATTGCTACCCAGGGGACTCAACTCGAAACGATTCTTCAGGGAGTGCAACCCGAGGAACGGTTTTCCCCTCAGTTTCTTAGTTCACATAATATAGAAGAAATCGACTTGAACGACTACGCTGTCATTATCCTTGATTTCGACACCGTTGCTCCTGAGTCAGTAGGGCGTATTGCGACAATCAAAAGTGACCGGGTTGCCGTGATAGGTTGCTTTACTCCCGATAGCTTTCCTGTTCTGGCCGAGCATCACCACCTCTTTGACCAGGTCTGGATCAAACCTTTTGCTGAGGATAAACTCCGGACCTCCTTTGCCAGGATCTTAAGGCAATTTAAAGAACGGGAAGAAGCCATCCTTGGCCAAAAATATCTGGATACCCTGATAGACAGTCTGCCCGAGCTTATCTGGTTTAAAGATGCTCGAGGAGCCCACCTGAAAGTCAACGATAGTTTCTGCCGTACCGTTAAAAAGACCAAGGATCAGGTACAAGGCCGCGGGCATTACTACATTTGGGATCTTGAACCTGATGAATACGCCCAGGGGGAATATATTTGCCTGGAATCTGAAGAGATTGTTCTCAACAAAAAGGAGACCTGCCTCTTTGATGAAACGGTGAAATGCGGTGATGAACTTCGTAAGTTTAAAACCTATAAATCACCGATTTTTGACACCGATGGTGAGGTTATCGGCACAGTTGGCTTTGCTCACGATGTAACCGATCTGCAGAATTTACTGATCGAGTTGAACATCTTGATTGAAGGCCTGCCTTTTGCCGTCATGGTGACCGACAAGGACAGGAATATTACGAGCGTCAACCAAAAATTTATCGATATCTTTGTTCTTGATCGCACCGAATTCATCGGCAAAAAAGTTGATTTTTTAATTGATGCATCCAAGCCATATACGCGCAGTAAACGATGGCTCATTGAGAGGGAAGATGGAGCCATCTTGCTTCTTTCAAAAAACAAAGTTTTGAAAATTCATGAAGAAAGGCTGCTGGATATATTTGGCGGACTGGCTGGCCATGTCTATCTTTTTGTGGATATAACTCTCGAGCATCAATACAAAAACAAGCTGCTCATCGATGCCAATACCGATCATTTAACCAAATTGAATAACCGACGCAGCCTTCAGGATTTTATGCGGAAAACCCTGTGTCAGCCGGGTACGGCACTGTTGCTCGCCGATCTGGATAACTTTAAGGAAGTCAATGATCAGTATGGTCACGATGAAGGAGACAGAGTGCTGGTCGCCTTTGCAGACTTGCTGCAGCAGCTGTTTCCCCCTGAGAACCTCTTCCGTCTCGGCGGCGATGAATTCGCCATCATTCTTCCCCAAATAGATGGTGTAGGCAGGCAGAATGAATACGCCAAGCAACTGTTGTCAGGGTTTGCAGCAAAAGTTGCCCGAAAGTTCCCGCATACCAATATTACTGTCAGTATCGGGGGGGCGGTTGATGCCGGTGATGGAGACTTCGGCGAATTGTTCAAAAAAGCGGATATAGCCCTGTATGATTCAAAAAAAGCAGGGAAAAGTGCCTACACTCTTTCGAGTAAATAG